CAGCTTCTGCACAAAGGCGAAGATAAAATCCTGAAAAAAGTGATTGAAGAAGCGGGAGAAGTGCTGATGGCTTCCAAAGACGGCGGCGGAGAACATCTGGTTTACGAAGTGGCGGATTTGTGGTTTCACACGCAGGTGTTGCTGGCGCATCACGGCTTGCGCGTTGAAGAGGTGTTAAACGAACTGGCGCGCAGGCAGGGTTTGTCGGGGCTGGTGGAAAAGGCTTCGAGAAGCGCAGAATAAGGTAAATGGGATATAGCAGATTAACTGTTTTTATGTTGGTTTAAGGCATTAGGGAACTGTTAAGCTGTTTTTTATTTGGGTTGAAGATAAAAACAAGTCAGGCCGTCTGAAAAAGCCTGACTTGTTTTTTATAAGCTGCAGCAGTTATTTTTGTTTTTTCGGCAGGATAAACCGCATTTTCAAACCGTTGGGTTTGATGTTTTCAGCGATAATCTTACCGGCGTGTTGTTCGACAATGTGTTTGGTGAGTGCTAAGCCCAAGCCGGTACCGGGCTTGTTTGCGCCGCTGTCGGCCCGGAAGAAAGCCGTAAAAATATGCGGCAGCTGCATTTCGTTAACACCGGGACCGTTATCGGTAATGTCGATTAACCAGTTACGGTAATCCTGGTGCAGTTTGATCTGTATGGTACTGCCTTGTGGACTGTAAGACATAGCGTTACGGATCACGTTGTCGATGGCGCGGTAGAGATAACTTTCATTTGCCAGCAGTTTTGCATCTTGTGGGATTTTTTCCATGACCAAATTAATGGTTTGCTGGTTTTGTTGTGCAACGCTTTGGCAGTCTTCAACCAAATGTTGGAGAAAGGGGATCAATACCAGATTTTCTTTTTCCAGCGGCAGATTTGAAGTTTCCAGTCGGGATAGGGTGAGAAGTTCGCCGACCAAATTGTCCATACGCGTCAATTCGCCTTCCAAGCGTTTTAAATATTGCTCCTGTTTTTGCGGCTGTGCTTGAATCAGCCCCAAAATTGCCTGAATCCTGGCTAAAGGGGAGCGCATTTCGTGGGAAACGTGATGGAGCAGATGGCGCTCCCGT
Above is a genomic segment from Neisseria weaveri containing:
- a CDS encoding phosphoribosyl-ATP diphosphatase yields the protein MTDQVLTQIQNVIDSRKGQDPETSYVAQLLHKGEDKILKKVIEEAGEVLMASKDGGGEHLVYEVADLWFHTQVLLAHHGLRVEEVLNELARRQGLSGLVEKASRSAE